The genomic segment GGATGGCACGGCAGATGACGGCATTGCTGGACGAATACATTCCTGTGGTGGAAGGCAGCGACCTCAATGATGATCCGCTGAATCCCATTTCCAAATATGCAAGGGACCTCATTGCCGAAAAAGGAGACGATACTCCCATTGCCTGGATCAGCAGAGACCAGCGTTATGGCGAAAAACTAGCCACACCGGATGTAAGCGTTGCCGACCTCATCGGGGACATTGACCCCATTAAAGCCGCCAATCTGAAACTGAGCTTTGACGATGAAAGGGTGCTTCACTACGGCATCATTCCCCGTAGCAACCGGTGCATCTTTGTGATCAATGAACTGCCCGATTTGCAGGCACGCATCCAGGTATCCTTGTTCAACATTCTTGAAGAGGGCGACATCCAGATACGGGGATTCAAGCTCCGGCTGCCTCTCGATATCCTTTTTGTATTTACGGCCAACCCGGAAGACTATACCAACCGTGGTTCCATTGTAACGCCTTTAAAAGACCGGATACAAAGCCAGATCTTAACACACTATCCCCGCACCCTGGAACATGCGCTGGAGATCACCGAGCAGGAAGCCGGCATTCACGAAGCGCAAAAAGAACGGGTAAAGGTCAGCGATCTTGTAAAACGACTGATTGAGCAGGTAGCCTTTGAAGCCCGTAACAGCGAGCTGGTAGATAAAAAAAGCGGCGTCAGCGCCCGGCTTACGATTTCAGCCTTTGAAAACGCCGTCAGTACCGCCGAGCGCAGGGCACTGGTCAACAATGAAAACTCCACCCAGGTCTGGATCTCCGATCTGTCGGGCATCATCCCCTCCATCACCGGAAAAGTAGAGCTGGTATATGAGGGGGAACAGGAAGGCCCTTTCCAGGTAGCAATGAACCTGGTAGACAAAGCCATCCGTTCGCAATTTATCCAGTATTTTCCCAACCCCGAGCAACTGAGCAAACGGAAAAATACGGGGAAGCCATCCGTGCAGAGCAAAGCCGATGACAACCCCTACAAACCGATCATTAACTGGTTCGACAAAGGCAATACGCTCAATATTGATTTCAATACTACCGATAACAATAAAGTACAGCAGCTCTACCAGGTAGACGGGCTTTACGCGCTGGTAAAGAAATATTTCGCCGGAGCCAATGAATTGCAGGCTGCGCTATTAATGGAGTTTGTGCTTTTTGGTCTTTCTTCCTACTCACTGATCAGCAAAAAACTTTTTGAAACAAAAGTTGAATTTAAGGATCTTTTCGGAAGCATGCTGGGGTCCGCTACCGGCGAATATGAGCATTTCGGGTTCGAAGAAGATGAATAAAAACCAGGATGGTTTTTCATTTGTTAAACCAAGCATAAAACCATCCCGGTTATAATTTGCACAACAACTGGAATATTCCTGATATTTTTTTGCCGCAATCGCGAAATAGCTTTGCAGTAAACAAAATATATAGTAATGAGAATTTCAGTATTTGTGGCGGCATCCGCACTTTTCCTCAGCCTTTTCACCGCCTGTTCAAAAGATAAGGATCAAACTCCTGTTCCGGCTCAAACACCCAGTGAAATACTGGCATCGACTGCCTGGGAAACTACCAGCGCCAAAAATGCACAGGGAGCCCAGGTGGCCCTTACCGATGACAATGTGAAGAACTTTGTTGGATTTGCCTATTTCAAAGCCAGTACTAAGTTCACGATGTATAATTTAGACAATTCTCCTAAAATGAAGGGAGATTGGTGGCTTTCGCCGGATGGTAAAACAAGATTTATTATCGCCAGGAACGATGCTGGTACTGAATTATTCAGACGTGAGGTAGAGATCACCGTACTGGCCAGGACAGAATTTACATACAGGATCTATCCAAATGCAGCAAATAAGGCGGTGTATTTCGATATTGTTCATACACCGACTACCCATGTCGAGCCGGGGATATAATAAATAGAATATTCGTGTCCTAAGGTCTGCCTCCGGGCGGGCCTTTTTGTTATATGTCTTTTCTCCCACGTCATAGCTGCGTTGCACCGGACCTTAAGCGATGAATCCTGGTGGCCAAACGAATGCCGATCCCAGTTGTCCGGCGCTGCCACCATAACACCCCGGCTTCTTTAAGCAGTAGAACGGACGTTTCTGCAGGTTGCAACGATTTCCTATATTTAGGAAATATTCAAAAAACCATGCCTGCCGATATTCCCGTTTTGAACCTGGATGCCTTTACCTTTCGCGATGTAAATGGTATCACTATATTAAACCACGTGCTTAAAGGCAACAACCGGATCACCAGGCCCCATAAGCATGACTTTTATTTATTTTTTCTGATTGACCAAAGCAGCGGCAGCCACACCATTGATTTTACAGAGCATCAGGTAAGCAACCACCAGCTCCACGTATTATTGCCCGGTCAGGTGCATCATTGGAACCTGAACAGGGCAACTACCGGCTTTCAGCTGATGATCAGCGAGGCCATTTTTCAATCCATGATCAATTACCTCAACTTCAGCCCGTTGTTTTATTACAAACACCCGGTATTATCCCTTCCCCAGGATCGTTTCGGGATTTTTTATCATGAGTTCCAGCAGCTGGATGAAGAGCTGCGGGCTCCACGTCCCAATCTGGACATTATTTATACGCGAAGTAAATTAATTGTTCAGCTACTGGGGAAAGAACAGGAAGCGCAATTCGAGATCATTCAGAAAATGAAATCCAATCCGCTGATCATCCGGTATACCACCATGATTAATGAACAATTCCGCGAACAACGATCCGTTGCCTATTATGCCCGGCAGCTCAACATCACCCCAAATTACCTCAACATACTCTGTAAACGCTTCTTATTTGTATCGGCAAATGAGCTGATTCAAAAAAGGCTTATCCTCGAAGCCAAGCGCCTGCTGGGCATTTCGGGCAAAAGCATCAAGGAAATCGCCTATGACTTGGGGTTCTATGATACAGCCAATTTTTCCAACTTTTTCAAATCCCATACCGGCATTGCTCCAAGGGCATTCCGGGAGCAGCCGTAAAACCGGCCGCTTCCAAACAGCCGGTTTTACTCCGATGGTTCCAGCCATTTAAAATCCGCTGCCAGCGGCATTGCTCCATATGCAGCCGCAACCACCGAAGGAGGAACGGTAAGTTTCCGCTTCAGGGTATCGATCCACGCCCCTTCAAGCGTAATGACGGCCGCAAGGATTTGCGCTTCTTTATAAATATGATGCCGCATGGCCCAGCGGCTGAAATCCCTCCGGGACTGGGTTAATTCAAGGTCGATCGTAACGGTATCCTCCAGCCGTATCTCTTTTTTAAAAACACATTCCTCCCGGAAAATAACCGGTCCCACATGCAGTTCAGTCATCTTCGCCGTAGTCAACCCCTTTTTAGAAAGGAAGCTGATCCGGCAATAGGCGCCCCAGTCGTAATAAACACTATGCCGTAAATGTCCGTTCAGGTCAAGGTCGGCCCAGCGGATCTGTAATGCTTGAATAAAACGTTCCATATGTTACTATTGATGCAGGTTCTGCATTATTAACAAACTTACATACTGTTCTGCATTAAAATTATCAAAAAGGGTCGCTATATTTACCGTTTCAATCTAAAAAGAATCTAATTTTCACAGCGTGTAAAACAAAGAAATGATGAAGTATGTGCTCACTATCGGGTTACTGACTGCAGGCAGCGTATCCCTTTTTGCCCAGGCAAAGCCCAAACCCAAAACGGCAACGGTAAAAAAACCGGTAACGGCCCCCGTTTCCACCACTGCCCCTGCTTTAAAAACACTGGCCGATTCAGCCAGCTATGCCATCGGTGTCAATATTGCCCAATCCATTAAAAAAGATATCGGAGACCTGAATACCAACGTGATGATGGATGCCATGAAAGCCACATTTGGCGGCAAAAAGCCAGTGCTGAGTGATGAGACGCTGACAAGCGTTATGATGGCTTATTCAGAGAAAGCCAAAGAAGCCCAGTCGCAGGCTACCATTAATGCCGGCCGCACGTTTCTCGAAAAAAACAAAACCCAACCTGGCGTTAAAACAACAGCCAGCGGTCTGCAATATATCGTATTAACGGAAGGCACCGGCGTAAAACCGGCTGCCGAAGACACAGCCATCTGTCACTACAAGGGCTCGTTACTGGACAGTACCGAATTCGACAACTCTTATGACCGCGGAGAGCCACTGACCATTCCGGTGTCGGCTGTTATCAAAGGCTGGACCGAAGGCCTGCAATTGATGAACAAAGGATCGAAATATAAATTCTTTATTCCCTATGAGCTGGGATATGGATTACGGGGCGCTCCTCCCACGATTCCCGGAGGAAGCGTGCTCATATTTGAGGTAGAGCTGGTAGATGTAAAGAAAAAAGGATAAGCGCCATCCCGCTATAATCGCCCTTGTTTTATAAAGCAGGGGCGATTTCTTTTAAAGCTGGTTGCCATCCCCCTGTTTAAAAGATCAGTTTATGCGTTTGTTTGATCACCCCCATCACAAACACGCTTTGCACATGCCCCAGGTTTTCTACCTGGCTCAACCGGTTCACATGAAAATCATAAAAGCCCGCCATATCTTTTGCCAGCACTTTCAGCATAAAATCGAACTCGCCGGAAATACTGTAGCACTCTACTACTTCATCCAGTCCGTTAATGGCCTGTATAAATTTTAACCCGGCTTTTTTATCGTGTTGTTTCAGCGAAACATAACAGATCACCATCAACCCCTTATCCAGTTTTTGAGCATCCAGTAGCGTTGCATACTGCCGGATCACGCCGCGCTCCTCCAGCCGGCGGATCCGCTCATGCACAGGCGTTGGACTCAGGTGCACCCGGGAGGCAATTTCCGTTACCGACATCCGCGCATGTTCCTGCAGGAGCTTCAAAATTTCAAGGTCCTTGCCATCCAGGTCCGGAGGCGTCTGCGGCATAGCCGATTCTTCTGTTTTTGGGATTCGCTTCATTTATATGTAGCATTTTTACCCATAAATATAATACTTTACAGGAAATATCACTTATTAGCGAGAATTAACATAGTGTTTTTTACTAAGTCTTATCTTTGTTGTTTAAAAAACTTACAATATGTCCACCGTAACAAAAACCCAGATAGACTTTGACCTGAAATACAAAGTTGCTGATATCAGCCTCGCCGAATGGGGCCGCAAAGAAATCCGCCTGGCCGAAGCAGAAATGCCCGGTTTGATGAGCATCCGTAAAGAATATGCCGGTTCCCAGCCCTTAAAAGGTGCACGTATTGCCGGTTGCCTGCATATGACCATTCAAACTGCGGTGTTGATTGAAACACTGGTAGCCCTGGGTGCTGAAGTAAAATGGAGTTCCTGTAATATTTTCTCTACACAAGATCATGCCGCTGCCGCTATTGCTGCTGCAGGAATCGGCGTATTTGCCTGGAAGGGACAAACCCAGCAGGAAGCTGACTGGTGTATTGAACAAACCCTGTTCTTTGGCGGTGCAGACCGTCCGTTGAACATGATCCTGGATGACGGAGGCGACCTTACCAATATGGTACTGGATACCTACCCCGAACTGGTACAGCATGTAAAAGGGATCAGCGAAGAAACCACCACCGGCGTACACCGTTTATATGAACGAGTAGCAAAAGGCACGCTTCCTATGCCCGCGATTAATGTGAACGATTCGGTTACAAAATCCAAATTTGATAACAAATATGGCTGTAAAGAATCACTGGTAGATGCCATCCGCCGCGCTACAGACATAATGCTGGCAGGAAAGGTGGCTGTTGTGGGTGGTTACGGGGATGTGGGTAAAGGATCTGCAGCTTCTTTAAGCGGTGCCGGATGCCGTGTGATCGTAACCGAAATTGACCCAATCTGCGCACTTCAGGCTGCAATGGACGGCTATGAAGTAAAGAAGATGATCGACGCAGTGAAAGAAGCCGATATCGTGGTTACAGCCAGCGGATGCCGCGACCTGATCACCGGAGAGCATTTTAAAGCCATGAAAGATAAAGCCATTGTTTGCAATATCGGGCATTTTGATATTGAGATCGACGTAGCCTGGTTAAATCAGCACTACGGTCAAACCAAGGATACGATTAAACCCCAGGTGGATCTTTACAATATTGATGGCAAAGACATTATTTTACTGGCCGAAGGCCGCCTGGTAAACCTGGGTTGCGCCACGGGGCACCCCAGCTTTGTAATGAGCAACTCTTTCTCCAACCAAACCCTGGCTCAGATAGAATTGTGGACCAACAATGATCAATATGAGAACAAGGTATATGTGCTTCCCAAACACCTGGATGAGAAAGTAGCACGGTTACACCTGGCGAAGATCGGTGTGGAACTGGACACACTTACTCCTGCACAGTCTGCATACCTGGGCATCCCGGCCGAAGGTCCGTTCAAACCGGAGCTGTACAGATATTAATCACCTTTTTAATATTCCCAAGCCGCATCCCTGCCAGGATGCGGCTTTTTTTATGGCAGGTATCAACCTTCAGCAACGAGGCGCACAATCCATAGCCTGCACATGGCATCCATCCCTTTCTACAACCGCCGACCTGCCCGGATTGCCGGAAATCCGTTCCCGCAGCACCAGACATCCCTTTCAAACGTTTGTACAACAATTTATCTGCCGGTTTTATAAGTTATTTTACTATTTTAGCGACTGTTTCGAAAAAAACTAAGTATTTATTCATTTCTTGCCTATCATTCGCTTTTATGAAATTATTTCCGTCATTATATCTATTCCTGCTTCCCGCTTTTGTAATACTGGGAACTAAGGCTCCGGGGCGCTCTACCGGAGAACCGGCGCCCGTTTCTTTCGAGCGCCGTCAAAAAACGATCAACCTGCTGGATAAAAATAATGCCTCTAAATGGCGGGGCTACGACGGCAACCGGCTCCCTCCGGGCTGGACGATCAGTGACGGCATGCTGTGGATGAACAATGATGCCCAACCGGACCCCTCTTATAAAGGCGGTCGCGACGTAATCTTCACCGGCCAGGAGTTTGAATATTTTGAACTGACCATCGACTGGAAAATTGCGCGGGGCGGCAATAGCGGGATCTTCTACCATGTAAAAGAGGGACATGGTTCCCCATCCAGCATCAGCCCGGAATACCAGCTGATCGACGATGAGAATTTTGCAAGCATGCACCCCGACCTGAAAGACTACAATGCCCAATTTGGTGCCGAGCATCCGGAACAATTACAAGACTGGCAAAAGACCGGTGCCGATTATGCCATGCATACAACCGACGAAGCCCATAAACTACTGCATCCCGTGGGCCAATGGAACACCACAAAGATCGTAGTGGCGCCCGGCCGGACCGAGCATTGGCTGAACGGCGTAAAACTGTTGAGTTTTGAACCTTGGTCGGAGGACTGGTATGCCCGTAAAAAAGCGGGGAAATGGGCCAAGAGCGACAAGTACGGAACGTTCAAAACAGGTTATATCGGCCTTCAATACCATGGAAGCTCTTTGTGGTTTAAAAACATCCGCGTTAAACCGTTGCAATAATCATTGTGAATAACTATAAAAAAATATACATATGAAAAGAAGGAGTTTTATAAAGGCTACTGCTGCCGGAACAATCGCTTTTATGCTTCCGTTTCCCGGATCCGCATTCAATGCGGGAAAAAAATTAAGAGTGGCTCAGGTCGGATTGGGTTCAATGGGCACCAATGATCTGTTAGCGATTGCCTCCCATCCCCTGGTAGAAATTGTAGCGCTTTGTGATGTAGATGAAACCGCCCTGAATAAAGCAAAAGCAGCACATGCGAATGCAAAAACATTTACCGACTACAAGGAGTTGTTTAAAACAATGGGTAAAGATATTGACGCAGTGGTGGTATCTACCACCGACCATGCCCACGCACCTGTTTCGTTAATGGCGATGGAACTGAATAAACACGTATACTGTCAGAAACCATTAACCCATTATATCGCGGAATCGCGGAAAATGGATGCCGTAGCTGCTCAAAAGAAACTGGTAACACAAATGGGCATCCAGGTACACTCCTTCTACGACTATAAACTAGCCACCATATTAATCCAGAAGGGAATTATCGGGAAAGTAAAAAAAGTTATTGCCTGGTCGCCTAAAGTATGGGGCTATGACGGTGAAGAACCCCAGGGAAGCGATCCGGTGCCGGCAGGACTGAATTGGGATCTCTGGCTGGGTTCTGCAAAAAAACGCCCCTACAAACAGGGATACTATCATCCCGGCAATTGGCGGAAATGCATCGATTATGGCTGCGGCACCCTGGGCGACATGGGCGTTCATATTTTTGACACCCCCTACAATGCGCTAAAATTAGGCGTACCACTGACCGTTAAAAATGAATGCCGGGCACCTAATGCATTTGGGCATCCGGAAAAAAACCACGTAACCTACGTATTCCCCGGAACCCCTTATACCGCTAAAACCCTTGAATGGGTATGGTATGACGGCAAGGGAGCCCCGGAAATGCAAGCAGAACTGGAACTGCCGGGCGGTGAGGCATTACCCGACCAGGGCGCCATGTTTATCGGTGAAAACGGGCAGCGCCTGTTATTACCCCACTTTATGCAGCTACCCAAACTGATCGTAAATGGCAAATTCGAACCAATTGATCTTAAAAAATATGATCCGAACGGAGCAGCAGGCAAACCCACTACCAGCTACGACGCAGAAACGCCCAAGCATTACCACGAGTTTGTGGATGCCTGCCTGGGTAAAGCCAAATGCAGCGCGCCCTTCTCCTACTCAGCAAAACTGACTGAGGTGATTCTCCTGGGTGTGATCGCCGCGCGATTCCCGAATGAAACATTACACTGGGATGGCAAACTGGCCCGGTTTAAGGAAGACAAGGCCAATAAATACATAGCCGGAAGCACTGTTTAATAAAACTTCTGGTATCATCTTCAACAGGATCAATAAAAGGAAGCCCGGGGCAATCCCCGGGCTTCTTTTTAAGAACCAACCGGTACCCATTGTTCGTGTATGAATGTATGATGAGCATTTGAAACAGGATCACTGTTTGTAGGTACAAAACCGAAGCATGCCCCCGGGCACGGCCTGCCGCAGTGTTCGCTGCCTGAGAAAATAAGAAACTAAAAACTCCCCGGCAGATCCTGCAGCGCTGAATCACAGGTTTGGTCTCTATTAAATAAAAAGCGGCTGTCTCAATTTAGAGGCAGCCGCTTCCTGTTATTGTATTTCTATAACCCGGGGCGCCTTCTTTTTGGCGCTTTCAGATTTAGGAATGGTTAAACGAAGCAGGCCATTCTCATAGCGGGCTTCGATCTTTTCCTGGTCCACCACATCCTTGGGCAGCTCAAAGGTCCGCTGAAACGACTGATAGCTGAACTCTTTCCGCGCGTAATTGTCGTTGCTTTCCTCCTGCTGCTGGTCCTTGGATGAAGATATTGTGAGCGTATTCCCTTCCAGGGCAACCTGGAAATCTTTCTTTTCCATACCAGGAGCAGCCACCTCCACTTCGTAGCTGTCTGCAGACTCTTTAATATTTACAGATGGAACGGTGGTGAGGGTTGACGAAAAATTGCTGTTTCCCCAGTTAAACAATTCCCGGCTGAACAAATCATCTAAAAAAGGGAAGAAAGGTATTAAATTGCGATTTCTTCTTGCAGGTGTCATAATAAACCTCCGATTTTAATGTTTTACACAATCTATTTTCGTATCCCGCTGACAGGGATTATCTACGCTTGATTTGAAACGGTGTACCGTATGGTACCGGGGTCAGGTGAAGCCCTGATGCCCACCAACGAAACGGGGGTGCCTGACAATAAACGATAAATCATTTTACTAAAATTTAAACTGTTATACAATTTAAAACCGGTGAACAACCGGTAACGATCTTTCGTTTTTAAGTTCTGAAAGTGTGCATTCAAATGAAATGCCAGCAGAAGAAAATGACTTTTTGAAAATACAAATTGACATTTTTAAAGAAAATATGACAGTTCAGGACCCCGTAGCCGCTGCCATCAAACCGGCTGGCGGCCTAACCTAACCGGCAATTCATAAAGCGTTTCAAACTATCTTCGTTATGAAAAAGACTCCTTTACATAAAATAAAGATGTTAGATTTTTACATTATAAAAGATGGGCAAGTTCAGCCGGAAGATCCCGAACAGGCGGGATTGGAATCTGCTGGAGCACTAGATGACCGGACATTTAATAACCTGAAAAACAAAGGCATTCTGGACAAGCAATATGCTTTTTACTCTGACTTCAGGCTAGATACAGGATCGATTCAACAGATCCTTCAGTATATATTTAGAAACCATCTGCAAGCCGACCATGACGTAATAAAATTACTGCCCTTGCTTGAAACGGCCGAACAGAACCGGAACGGGCTTGTCAGTTACGGACATTAAAAGCCGGCTCAAATAATATAAAATAGAACCAACCAGGGAACCGACCGGGTTTAATGATTTAAGGCGGATTATTTTGACGACCAGGTATGGTGTCGGATGGGTTCCTGAAGTTAGTAGTATCGCTATGAGATGGGCCCTCTATACATTCCGAGCTGAATATCGCTTTGGAAGCCAATGAAGCTCACAGTGCTCCAAAACGGGAACATTATATAAAATGAAATAGTTTGTATTCCCAGCAGCGCTACCTGCTCACCATTTTTTTTGTGATAAATTCGCTGAAAAAGAAATCCCTGTAAATATTCCCGATGGGAATTTCATTTGAACCTATGTACACCGTATTATTATCCACGGAACCGATATGCTTAACATTAATGATATA from the Niabella agricola genome contains:
- a CDS encoding magnesium chelatase, with translation MIKTLGALKASGYQSKSIKEEIRQNLIKKLQTGDTSFPGIVGYEDSVIPETERALLSKHNILFLGLRGQAKTRMARQMTALLDEYIPVVEGSDLNDDPLNPISKYARDLIAEKGDDTPIAWISRDQRYGEKLATPDVSVADLIGDIDPIKAANLKLSFDDERVLHYGIIPRSNRCIFVINELPDLQARIQVSLFNILEEGDIQIRGFKLRLPLDILFVFTANPEDYTNRGSIVTPLKDRIQSQILTHYPRTLEHALEITEQEAGIHEAQKERVKVSDLVKRLIEQVAFEARNSELVDKKSGVSARLTISAFENAVSTAERRALVNNENSTQVWISDLSGIIPSITGKVELVYEGEQEGPFQVAMNLVDKAIRSQFIQYFPNPEQLSKRKNTGKPSVQSKADDNPYKPIINWFDKGNTLNIDFNTTDNNKVQQLYQVDGLYALVKKYFAGANELQAALLMEFVLFGLSSYSLISKKLFETKVEFKDLFGSMLGSATGEYEHFGFEEDE
- a CDS encoding DUF4822 domain-containing protein, with protein sequence MRISVFVAASALFLSLFTACSKDKDQTPVPAQTPSEILASTAWETTSAKNAQGAQVALTDDNVKNFVGFAYFKASTKFTMYNLDNSPKMKGDWWLSPDGKTRFIIARNDAGTELFRREVEITVLARTEFTYRIYPNAANKAVYFDIVHTPTTHVEPGI
- a CDS encoding helix-turn-helix domain-containing protein, whose protein sequence is MPADIPVLNLDAFTFRDVNGITILNHVLKGNNRITRPHKHDFYLFFLIDQSSGSHTIDFTEHQVSNHQLHVLLPGQVHHWNLNRATTGFQLMISEAIFQSMINYLNFSPLFYYKHPVLSLPQDRFGIFYHEFQQLDEELRAPRPNLDIIYTRSKLIVQLLGKEQEAQFEIIQKMKSNPLIIRYTTMINEQFREQRSVAYYARQLNITPNYLNILCKRFLFVSANELIQKRLILEAKRLLGISGKSIKEIAYDLGFYDTANFSNFFKSHTGIAPRAFREQP
- a CDS encoding acyl-CoA thioesterase, with protein sequence MERFIQALQIRWADLDLNGHLRHSVYYDWGAYCRISFLSKKGLTTAKMTELHVGPVIFREECVFKKEIRLEDTVTIDLELTQSRRDFSRWAMRHHIYKEAQILAAVITLEGAWIDTLKRKLTVPPSVVAAAYGAMPLAADFKWLEPSE
- a CDS encoding FKBP-type peptidyl-prolyl cis-trans isomerase — encoded protein: MMKYVLTIGLLTAGSVSLFAQAKPKPKTATVKKPVTAPVSTTAPALKTLADSASYAIGVNIAQSIKKDIGDLNTNVMMDAMKATFGGKKPVLSDETLTSVMMAYSEKAKEAQSQATINAGRTFLEKNKTQPGVKTTASGLQYIVLTEGTGVKPAAEDTAICHYKGSLLDSTEFDNSYDRGEPLTIPVSAVIKGWTEGLQLMNKGSKYKFFIPYELGYGLRGAPPTIPGGSVLIFEVELVDVKKKG
- a CDS encoding Lrp/AsnC family transcriptional regulator, with the protein product MKRIPKTEESAMPQTPPDLDGKDLEILKLLQEHARMSVTEIASRVHLSPTPVHERIRRLEERGVIRQYATLLDAQKLDKGLMVICYVSLKQHDKKAGLKFIQAINGLDEVVECYSISGEFDFMLKVLAKDMAGFYDFHVNRLSQVENLGHVQSVFVMGVIKQTHKLIF
- the ahcY gene encoding adenosylhomocysteinase, with translation MSTVTKTQIDFDLKYKVADISLAEWGRKEIRLAEAEMPGLMSIRKEYAGSQPLKGARIAGCLHMTIQTAVLIETLVALGAEVKWSSCNIFSTQDHAAAAIAAAGIGVFAWKGQTQQEADWCIEQTLFFGGADRPLNMILDDGGDLTNMVLDTYPELVQHVKGISEETTTGVHRLYERVAKGTLPMPAINVNDSVTKSKFDNKYGCKESLVDAIRRATDIMLAGKVAVVGGYGDVGKGSAASLSGAGCRVIVTEIDPICALQAAMDGYEVKKMIDAVKEADIVVTASGCRDLITGEHFKAMKDKAIVCNIGHFDIEIDVAWLNQHYGQTKDTIKPQVDLYNIDGKDIILLAEGRLVNLGCATGHPSFVMSNSFSNQTLAQIELWTNNDQYENKVYVLPKHLDEKVARLHLAKIGVELDTLTPAQSAYLGIPAEGPFKPELYRY
- a CDS encoding 3-keto-disaccharide hydrolase, which encodes MKLFPSLYLFLLPAFVILGTKAPGRSTGEPAPVSFERRQKTINLLDKNNASKWRGYDGNRLPPGWTISDGMLWMNNDAQPDPSYKGGRDVIFTGQEFEYFELTIDWKIARGGNSGIFYHVKEGHGSPSSISPEYQLIDDENFASMHPDLKDYNAQFGAEHPEQLQDWQKTGADYAMHTTDEAHKLLHPVGQWNTTKIVVAPGRTEHWLNGVKLLSFEPWSEDWYARKKAGKWAKSDKYGTFKTGYIGLQYHGSSLWFKNIRVKPLQ
- a CDS encoding Gfo/Idh/MocA family protein, whose amino-acid sequence is MKRRSFIKATAAGTIAFMLPFPGSAFNAGKKLRVAQVGLGSMGTNDLLAIASHPLVEIVALCDVDETALNKAKAAHANAKTFTDYKELFKTMGKDIDAVVVSTTDHAHAPVSLMAMELNKHVYCQKPLTHYIAESRKMDAVAAQKKLVTQMGIQVHSFYDYKLATILIQKGIIGKVKKVIAWSPKVWGYDGEEPQGSDPVPAGLNWDLWLGSAKKRPYKQGYYHPGNWRKCIDYGCGTLGDMGVHIFDTPYNALKLGVPLTVKNECRAPNAFGHPEKNHVTYVFPGTPYTAKTLEWVWYDGKGAPEMQAELELPGGEALPDQGAMFIGENGQRLLLPHFMQLPKLIVNGKFEPIDLKKYDPNGAAGKPTTSYDAETPKHYHEFVDACLGKAKCSAPFSYSAKLTEVILLGVIAARFPNETLHWDGKLARFKEDKANKYIAGSTV
- a CDS encoding Hsp20/alpha crystallin family protein, whose translation is MTPARRNRNLIPFFPFLDDLFSRELFNWGNSNFSSTLTTVPSVNIKESADSYEVEVAAPGMEKKDFQVALEGNTLTISSSKDQQQEESNDNYARKEFSYQSFQRTFELPKDVVDQEKIEARYENGLLRLTIPKSESAKKKAPRVIEIQ